The Mytilus galloprovincialis chromosome 11, xbMytGall1.hap1.1, whole genome shotgun sequence genome contains the following window.
AGATAAGAAGCATAGGCTAGCagacgaatttaaaaaaatattaatttaatcatCTTCAAGTACGAATTTTTGCCGTgaaaattggtaattttcagaCATCTGAAAAACTAAGAACTtacgaaaaaaattaaaagtaattgAACACAGTAATAAATCAGTGTATAAACTGTACAAACAATCTTACAATAGGTGGCTGGTGTGCAGCGCATTTCAGCGCAAATAAGAATTCCACgacacccccttttttttccacTTCCGGTTttgaacacaaaaaaacaacagcaattaaattaaaagaattttAGTTTACCTTAGCATTATATTTACAGTTTAAGTGTATAAATGTTTAAACCATGAAAGGGGATTATTAAATCTCTAGTGAGTTAGTTTTTGTGGTGAATAAATGAATTTCTGATTATATATATATCCTAGTATAGTCTAGAGACTAGATATGTACAGAGTAATAATCATTATTGAATTATTGTGTCAACATTTTTGTTTGTGAACAGTAACAAGTAATAATTACAAACATGTATTAATAAAAAGGGGTGTATATCTTCCTAATTAACTTTTTTAAGTTTTACAAAAGCCAGGTATATCATTGGCGAATTCAGGGGggtggggttggaacccccttttttttggacgaccAACACATCTGAATAGGGACATGTGGTTAGAACCCCCCTCCCTTTTTTAAAttactggatccgcccctggataTTGTGATACTGATAACCCCCTGTTGTCTACCCGTCTGTCCGTCCTTCACTCTTCTCTTTTCTCAAATTCTTGTGATTTCAACATCGCTCAGTttttattttgtgcattttatttCTAAAGACTATACATGCTATACTGTATTGCTAGACAATATCATATATGTAGATTCACTAAGGTTTAAGTAGGTGGGTTTTACATTTTGATCTTTAGAAAATTGGGGCCAAAGGCTACAGATATTAAGTAGGGGCCAACACTTTCTTTCCCCTGTCTCACTCCTTTCTGTCTGTCTGCCTGTCCCTCATGCACTTTTCTCTTTTCTTGTGATGTCAACTGGTGGTGACACGATCACctataagttttatttttattttatgcatttcaattaatatatataatactatCATACACTGTATATGTAGATGCACAAAAAGGTTTTAGAATTTCAAATTTGGGGCCTGAAGAAGCAGAATTATAAAAGTGTCATTGTTAATACCCCCTTCACCTACACGAATGTTTCTTACGAATGCTAACGAATCACCAAAATTTACAAGATTCGTTAAACTTGCGAATAAACCACTTTTACGAGTGATTTGCGAGTGCTTTACGATTGGTTACGATTTACTAAGAATGAATGCGATGCTTTTACGATAACAGTAGACGATTCATTGCGAATAGATACGAGCAATTAACGAATGCATACGAGTGTTTTGCGAGCACAATACGAATGGTAACGATCTGATCCAAGTTTTTACGATTGGTTAACGAATAGTTTACGATAGCCCACGAACATTTGCGATTGAGTTACGAGTGTTTTacgaatgtttattttttttttgcaatgggAAATGCATGCACTCATATAGATAGTAGGCCATACAGTCTCATTTATTATCCATGTAAACATTCGGAGTAACAAGACATGTCTTACGAGAGAAATAAATTATTACTCTTCCATAACTTCCTTCGACTTCTTCTTCCACTGGCACAGAGGGCAGAGGAAGAAAATCAACAACTGTTTCCTCTTTGTTTTAGGAGGAGGAGGAGGCGGACTCAACGTAGATTTTGGTGCAGGCCATGGCTCATCAGAAGAACTTTGTTTGGACAATATGACCAACTCCTGCATGAGCTTAACCGGGAAGATGCGTCTGGTTACAGAAACTTTTTAAGAGTTGATGCCGACTTGTTTGGGGAGATACTTGACAGAATTACCCCTGCAATCAGAAAAAGCTCTACCTCTTTCAGGTAAGTACTTCAATTTTCaagcaaaataaaacagaaatgtaCATTAAGAATAATAGTTAGTTTTATTTTGTATGCTGACTATATCATATGAATATCCGACGGTGCCGAAGGACGAGGCTTGGATTTTCCGCATGATATAGTCAGTTTAGAAAACCATACTAACTGTTTTTTCAGAAATTCATATCTAAGTAAAAAGGTCAGCAaaacaatcttttaaaaaattttccTTAAGCACTTTGCTTctaaataattcaatttaataCAAAGTGAACAAAGTACGTGTTAGTAACGCCCCAAATAACGTTCGTATTCATATGGAAGTGGGTATATTAAACTGTCTTGTCTTTTGTTATTCTAATGTATGACACATTTCCAGTTTACCTTTTATGCgacaaaaaatattcttttaattgCATTGTAAGTTTAGATAAATATTTCTCGTTACAGGGAACCATTTGAACCAGGACTGAAGTTAGCCGTTACACTCAGACATTTGGCTACCGGTTCCACGTATGCTGATCTTATGTATGCCTTTCGTGTTGCCCGGAACTCCATATCACTCTTTGTGCCTAAAGTCTGCGAAGCAATTTACTTAGCATACAAAGATGAAGTCATGCCGGATGAGATTACGACGGAAGATTGGATGCGTATAGCATCTgaatttgaaagaatatggaaccTCCCACACGCTTGTGGTGCTTTGGATGGGAAGCACATTAGAATAAGAAAACCGCCTAACTCGGGGTCGTTATTTTTTAACTACAAACATTTCTTCTCTACAGTGATGATGGCTCTAGTTGATGCAGATTATAAGTTTATTTGGCTGAGTGTGGGCTCATACGGAAGTGCATCTGATAGCCAGATATTTAGGGACTCGGAACTACGACCAATGTTAGAAGATGGAACTTTGGATCTTCCGCCTCCCTCCCCTCTTCCAAATGGTGAAACAGAtattccttattttcttattggCGATGACGCATTTCCTCTCCGATCATGGATGATGAAACCCTATTCAAGAAAACGTTTAGACCACGATGAGCGCATCTTTAACTATAGGTTGTCCCGTGCACGTAGAATTGTGGAGAATGCTTTTGGCATTCTTGCCATGAGATTTCAGATTTTGATTGGAACTATGCAACAACTGCCAGAAACAGTAGATTTAATCGTACTGTCTTGTACTACTCTTCATAACTTACTTCGGATAAGGAAACGTGCTGATCTACAACTGTTTGCTGACGAAGAAGACAACAATCATAATTTAATAGAGGGACAATGGCGACAAGGTGCGCAACTTACCGACGGAGACCCAGGGTATCAGAGAAATTTTGGTAACGCTGCTGGAATTGATCAAAGGAACTATCTTAAAAATTACTTCAACTCGGAAGCAGGCGCCGTAGATTGGCAAGAGAACATGATTTGACTGGTTCAGAaacattgattgttttgaatgcaTCAGTATTGTGTTAATTGAtgtaatgtttaaaaataaaaatttagatatAGATAGGACTATAAAAAATCTCAGAATGAGGTTCTATCATAATGAATAATTCACTCCAACTTTGTTTGACATACACTTTATAATACAAATTTGTTGCAATACTAGTACTTGGAATGGTATTTAAGGGATAGAATATGAGTGAagacggggaatgtgtcaaagaggcaacgaCCCAACACGCGCAAAAAAGAATAGGTTGAGTTTAAACACAAACTTTGATAAGCATCAATAAATGAGTTTCAGAATGATTTTGACATTGAAGCTAAACGACGGTTGTCACACTTGAAGCAGGAGCTGCTAACCCTTCCAGGGTACTTGAGTTCaccacattttgttttgtttggggTCCATGTtgctttgtttttagtttttgttatGTTGTTATTTGTGTTGCCTGTTGTGtatttgccatggcattgtcttCTTTGTGGTTTATGATTATTGATTGCTCCTTAGTGTGTTCGAATTTGATTTACAACTAAATGTACATTGAAAAGGGCACAGGCGCCAAGTAATGGCAAAAGATTCCGTTTGCATATTACACTTTTCAGCGATGtcattttttattggttttgtttaaaaattttggttcctaaaataaacaacataaacaaatgtGGATTAACCTATTTCTTTTCATTCTCAAAAAAAGCTACAAATTTTCTACAATCTACAAATAGTTATACATTTAAAGGTTCTCTATTCAAGATTTTCCTAAATCTTttctaaatgaaaataaacagtCATTCACGTCGAAGATCTATATGAAAGGTGTTTCTGGGTTCATTGTCTCATAAGCATCCGTCAGTACTGATGTTGTATCTGTCGCAGTTGATTCAATAGCACTTGGTGTCTCAGTAGACATTTGTTGCGGCTGACGATGCCTGAACGACATGGATGATGTTGTCGGTCTAATTGAAGGCCTGTTATTTCCTACTGCAGTTTGCTGTTGAGGTTGTAATTTGGTAAATTGAGGTAATGTTTGGCGATTTACTTGCTGGGAAGGGTCTGTGAATGTAGATGAAAGCTGGGATGGCTGTATAAAATCATCCCTTGGCGGTTGTTGTGTTTGACGCTGTTCCTGTTTAGACTGTTTAACATACTCCATTGCCTTGAAGATAGTTTCATTCGTAAAATCCTCCAGACAGGAAGGGGTCATCTTTGCCATTAGCGTACTAAGGAAATCGCAGGTCTTCTCTATGTCACTCTTTGGGACTGCTAACTGCTGAGAAACTTTTTCTAGGCAGTCAGATATCTTTGTTGTAGTTGACGATGTTGTCACTGACTGTGGTGTACTTTCCATGGTCGTTATTGATGGAACTGATGACTCACTGCAGTCTGAGTACCGGTCAGGTTTCTTGATCTGTGACCCCTTGGTTCCTCTTGCCTGACAGACAAAGGGTTTTACAAACTCGAATTTCTCCAACAACCAGCTAGTTCTAGATGTTAGCAAACCATCTCCGACACCGGCTCCGGATCGTGTGgtgttttctcttttctttactTCTTTCACATACGTGGTTCTTAAGGACGTATACCATCTTTGAAGATCACCGGGATTCAACTTCATCCTCTGTTCCATTTCATGCCATGTTCGCTCTTTTTTATCGCGATTTTTGAAATCAATACTTGTCTTGTCGTATAGAAAACGATTTGACTTTAACCACTCAATTACTTCGTCTTCCTCTTCGATCGTCAGTATTCTCGCACTTTTAGTTTTGGGTTTATTCTTCTTGCGAGTCTGAAAATACACAATGTCCATTTTCGTGATAACTATCAACGACTTTACTATAAAATACactcataaatatttttataatgacCGGTCTTTCAAGAAGTTCATATGCTGATTGCAATTGTTTGAAAAGTATCATAAACATTGTTAtcttttttaattacatttttgcCAATACGTTCAACAACAGTTATATATACACTGGCCTCTGGATATAGATTCCGtgttataattattttaactttaatcTTATTATATTGCTATTCTGTCCAACTAATCTGATTTAAATAATGCAGATTTTCTTTGCATGTATCgtattttgatgatttatttgaataaaatgcaGTTCCTCAATTGCCAATTTCACTAAATATCTGTCTATGAAACTCATACATTTTTTATGTGCTTTATAAAGGTGATTTTCAAAGACATTGAATAAGCAAATCTCACTTACTGCTGCACTGGTTGTGGCAGTGGCTATCAAATCGTCCTCATCTGAGGCAAAGTTTGAGCCGGCTGTATCAATATTGTCAGTATCTGAAAGTTGCTGCTCAGGATATTCGATACCAACGGTTGGTGGGTTTGCCTCTGGTGGTGGTAATTCGGCGGGGTTTGGTGTTTCGGGCGATGGTGGTGGTGGTGTAGGGGATCTAGGTGAAGCAGGCTTTGTCTTCCTTTTCCTTGCAGCAGGTCTTCTCTTTGGAGCCATGATTCAATAGTAAAATGCGACTTCCTTCTTCCACGATTTTATAACAACTGAAACGAACtattagaataaaaacaaaacccCAATTTTATCGTCAAATCATTTGTTAAATATTCCTATTTGTAAAACATTCGCAAAGCACTCGCAAAGCAGTCGCAAAGTATTCGTATACATTCGTAAAGCAATCGGATATATTCGTAAAGCACTCGCGTGAATTCGTATCAATTCGTTAATCCATCGCAAAGCGATCGTAAACTGCTCGCAACTATTCGTAAATGAATCGTTAAACATTCTTAATTCAAACTGTTCACGATTTCTTGCGAATGATTTACGAGTTGTTGCGATCGGTTAACGATGCATTAACGAATTGTTGCGAGTGTATGTCCTTAACGTTTACATGGAGGGACTAACCTTTTTATTAATACAATTAATGAATGAACAGTTTTCttaaaattgattgttttttattagGGGATAGCCTAGGCTACTATACTTATATGTCAATAAATGGATACAGTGCTGTAGATTATGCAGTAACAAGTGATAGTCTCATGTCCTCagtgaaatactttaaattgtaatataaaactaatttttgaccttAAAagtcatatagaaaaaaaatggaaagatTTGAAAACATAGATGGACTGAAAATTCACAAAACTTGCTACTTAAAGCTCTTACATCAGAGCATATTAAAACtatatattaaattttgaattcaATGAGTATGAGGGAAATCAGAAAGTGGGTTGATGGTGCAACTGAAAATGaacttatatttttgaaaatatctcTGAGATTACTTGtaaaatatccaaaaaaaaataaaagtaagagAAAAACATGTAGAAAGGTATGGTCAGACAATTGTGtctatgaacaaaaaaaaaagaaacaaacttggttggaaataaacttaaaaaatttCCAAATAATCATACACTGCCAACATACCTTCTACCAATCATTATCTGCCAACAGActttccaccaatcatacactaccaacattcCTTCCACCAATCATATACTGCCAACATACCTTCAATAAATCATAATCTGCCAACATACCGTCCACCAACAATACCAACTTACCTTCCACCAATTAAACACTATCAACAGACCCTCTACCAATATTACCCTACCAACATACCTTCAACAGATCATACACTACCAAGCAAACACTACCAACATGCCTTTCACCAATTAAACACTGCTAGCTAACCTTCAAACAAGCAAACattaccaacat
Protein-coding sequences here:
- the LOC143052087 gene encoding uncharacterized protein LOC143052087, with the translated sequence MAPKRRPAARKRKTKPASPRSPTPPPPSPETPNPAELPPPEANPPTVGIEYPEQQLSDTDNIDTAGSNFASDEDDLIATATTSAATRKKNKPKTKSARILTIEEEDEVIEWLKSNRFLYDKTSIDFKNRDKKERTWHEMEQRMKLNPGDLQRWYTSLRTTYVKEVKKRENTTRSGAGVGDGLLTSRTSWLLEKFEFVKPFVCQARGTKGSQIKKPDRYSDCSESSVPSITTMESTPQSVTTSSTTTKISDCLEKVSQQLAVPKSDIEKTCDFLSTLMAKMTPSCLEDFTNETIFKAMEYVKQSKQEQRQTQQPPRDDFIQPSQLSSTFTDPSQQVNRQTLPQFTKLQPQQQTAVGNNRPSIRPTTSSMSFRHRQPQQMSTETPSAIESTATDTTSVLTDAYETMNPETPFI